One region of Catenuloplanes indicus genomic DNA includes:
- the dprA gene encoding DNA-processing protein DprA — MSTREDRLARVALNWLLEPGHLIGWEMVRAFGAPEALWRILHDPSCHTRTRNTAAARLRAGDPLRTAEEKLERAREVGARLVIPGDAEWPDQVADLRAIDLHGGPSRVDRDTRPPLCLWVRGPLPLAATLTRSVAVVGARAATEYGNRMAAEIGFDLAGRGWTVVSGGAYGIDGAAHRAALRAGGVTVAVLACGVDRPYPAGNTGLFEQIADAGLLVSEWAPGEDPLRHRFLVRNRLIAAATRGTVVVEAAARSGAIQTLGRACGLTGRVAMVVPGPVGSAMSVGCHDALRHQPGTRLVTGAADILEEVGTIGTDLAPRPRGGTRDRDRLDEESARLLEAFPAGREVTPDQLSARTGSDPRATLRRLALLTELGFITARDGLYALARPSRDSP, encoded by the coding sequence ATGAGCACGCGGGAGGACCGGCTGGCCCGGGTCGCGCTGAACTGGCTGCTCGAGCCCGGGCACCTGATCGGCTGGGAGATGGTCCGGGCGTTCGGTGCGCCCGAGGCCCTCTGGCGCATCCTGCACGACCCGTCCTGCCACACCCGCACGCGGAACACGGCCGCCGCGCGCCTGCGGGCCGGTGACCCACTGCGAACCGCGGAGGAGAAGCTGGAACGTGCGCGGGAGGTCGGTGCCCGGCTCGTGATCCCCGGCGACGCCGAGTGGCCGGACCAGGTGGCCGACCTGCGCGCCATCGACCTGCACGGCGGGCCGAGCCGGGTCGACCGGGACACCCGGCCGCCGCTGTGCCTGTGGGTCCGCGGGCCTCTGCCGCTCGCCGCGACGCTGACCCGCTCCGTCGCGGTCGTCGGCGCCCGGGCCGCCACGGAGTACGGGAACCGGATGGCCGCGGAGATCGGCTTCGACCTCGCGGGCCGCGGCTGGACCGTCGTCTCCGGCGGCGCGTACGGCATCGACGGCGCCGCGCACCGCGCCGCGCTGCGGGCCGGCGGCGTCACCGTCGCGGTCCTCGCGTGCGGCGTCGACCGGCCCTACCCAGCCGGCAACACCGGGCTCTTCGAGCAGATCGCGGACGCCGGCCTGCTGGTCAGCGAGTGGGCACCCGGCGAGGACCCGCTGCGGCACCGCTTCCTGGTCCGCAACCGCCTGATCGCAGCCGCCACGCGTGGCACGGTCGTGGTCGAGGCCGCCGCTCGCAGCGGTGCCATCCAGACGCTCGGCCGCGCGTGCGGCCTGACCGGCCGCGTCGCCATGGTGGTGCCCGGCCCGGTCGGCTCCGCCATGTCCGTCGGCTGCCACGACGCGCTCCGCCACCAGCCCGGCACCCGTCTGGTCACGGGCGCCGCCGACATCCTGGAGGAGGTCGGCACGATCGGCACCGACCTGGCCCCGCGACCGCGCGGCGGCACCCGCGACCGCGACCGCCTCGACGAGGAGTCCGCCCGCCTCCTGGAGGCCTTCCCGGCCGGCCGCGAGGTCACGCCCGACCAGCTCTCCGCCCGCACCGGCTCCGACCCCCGCGCCACCCTGCGCCGCCTCGCCCTGCTCACCGAACTCGGCTTCATCACCGCCCGCGACGGCCTCTACGCCCTGGCCCGGCCGTCCCGCGATTCGCCATGA
- a CDS encoding YifB family Mg chelatase-like AAA ATPase has protein sequence MSYAKVCCVGLVGVAGHLVEVEVDIAPGLPGVTLTGLPDTALNEARDRVRAAIVNSGEEWPNRRLTVNLLPATLPKRGSAFDLAIAAGILACAGELPSVGLDGVAILGELGLDGTVRPIRGILPMVAAAARAGLTRAVVPLHNADEATVVPGMDVRAVDTLQRLIGFVRGCGTLLPPPGSPAPPAPPGPDLADVAGQAVGRRAIEVAAAGGHHLALIGPPGAGKTMLAERLPSVLPELDDEAALEVTAVHSIAGTLPPGGRLIRRPPFQAPHHTASLASLVGGGSGLARPGALSLAHRGVLFLDEAPEFAARVLDSLRQPLESGRVTLNRTGGTTEYPTRVQLVIAANPCPCAKPAGDSACQCTPVARRRYLGRLSGPLLDRLDVRVRLHPMRAADLVGTDAPRETSATVAARVARARAAAGARWSAQGWRTNAEVPGAALRRPPWQLPRPDVDHLQRALDSGSLTARGFDRTLRLAWTIADLDGLDRPGAGEVAEASQLRAGEHG, from the coding sequence ATGAGCTACGCCAAGGTGTGCTGCGTCGGGCTGGTCGGGGTGGCCGGCCACCTGGTCGAGGTCGAGGTCGACATCGCGCCCGGCCTGCCCGGGGTCACGCTCACCGGCCTGCCCGACACCGCGCTCAACGAGGCCCGCGACCGGGTCCGCGCCGCGATCGTCAACTCCGGCGAGGAGTGGCCGAACCGGCGGCTCACCGTCAACCTCCTGCCCGCCACACTGCCCAAGCGCGGGTCCGCCTTCGACCTGGCCATCGCGGCCGGCATCCTGGCGTGTGCGGGTGAGCTGCCGTCGGTCGGCCTGGACGGCGTGGCGATCCTCGGCGAGCTCGGGCTGGACGGCACCGTGCGCCCGATCCGCGGCATCCTGCCGATGGTCGCCGCCGCCGCGCGGGCCGGGCTCACCCGCGCCGTCGTCCCGCTGCACAACGCGGACGAGGCGACCGTCGTCCCCGGCATGGACGTCCGCGCGGTCGACACGCTGCAGCGGCTGATCGGCTTCGTCCGCGGCTGCGGCACGCTGCTCCCGCCACCCGGCTCGCCCGCGCCCCCGGCACCGCCCGGCCCCGACCTGGCCGACGTGGCCGGGCAGGCCGTCGGCCGCCGGGCCATCGAGGTCGCCGCCGCGGGCGGGCACCACCTCGCGCTCATCGGGCCGCCCGGGGCCGGCAAGACCATGCTCGCCGAGCGCCTGCCGTCCGTGCTCCCGGAGCTGGACGACGAGGCCGCGCTGGAGGTCACCGCGGTGCACTCGATCGCCGGCACGCTGCCGCCCGGCGGCCGCCTCATCCGCCGCCCGCCGTTCCAGGCCCCGCACCACACCGCCAGCCTGGCCTCGCTGGTCGGCGGCGGTTCCGGACTGGCCCGGCCCGGCGCGCTCTCTCTGGCCCACCGCGGCGTGCTCTTCCTCGACGAGGCGCCGGAGTTCGCCGCACGCGTGCTCGACTCGCTGCGCCAGCCGCTGGAGTCCGGCCGGGTCACGCTCAACCGCACCGGCGGCACCACCGAGTACCCCACCCGTGTCCAGCTGGTCATCGCGGCGAACCCGTGCCCGTGCGCGAAGCCCGCCGGGGACTCAGCCTGCCAGTGCACGCCGGTGGCCCGCCGCCGCTACCTCGGCCGGCTCTCCGGCCCGCTGCTGGACCGGCTCGACGTGCGCGTCCGGCTGCACCCGATGCGCGCGGCCGACCTGGTCGGTACGGACGCGCCACGCGAGACCTCCGCCACCGTCGCCGCCCGGGTGGCCCGGGCCCGCGCCGCGGCCGGGGCGCGCTGGTCCGCGCAGGGCTGGCGCACCAACGCGGAGGTGCCCGGCGCCGCGCTGCGCCGGCCACCCTGGCAACTGCCCCGGCCGGACGTCGATCACCTCCAGCGCGCGCTGGACAGCGGCTCGCTCACCGCCCGTGGCTTCGACCGCACGCTCCGCCTGGCCTGGACCATCGCCGACCTGGACGGCCTGGACCGGCCGGGCGCCGGCGAGGTCGCCGAGGCCAGCCAGCTGCGCGCCGGGGAGCACGGATGA
- a CDS encoding YraN family protein, translating to MTTTTRAVGAYGERVALRHLVEAGMTPVARNWHCPDGEVDIILSDGDEVVFCEVKTRRSTTFGVPAEAVGRRKQQRLRRIASRWLAGAPGHGDHVRFDVVAVTAQRRGAASVEHVRSAF from the coding sequence ATGACAACCACAACCCGCGCGGTCGGCGCCTACGGAGAACGAGTGGCACTGCGGCACCTGGTCGAGGCGGGAATGACCCCGGTCGCCCGCAACTGGCACTGCCCCGACGGTGAGGTCGACATCATCCTCTCCGACGGCGACGAGGTCGTCTTCTGCGAGGTCAAGACGCGCCGGTCCACGACGTTCGGCGTGCCCGCCGAGGCCGTCGGCCGGCGCAAGCAGCAGCGGCTGCGACGCATCGCCTCGCGCTGGCTCGCCGGTGCACCCGGCCACGGTGACCACGTCCGCTTCGACGTGGTCGCGGTGACCGCCCAACGGCGCGGCGCGGCCTCGGTCGAGCACGTCCGCAGCGCGTTCTGA
- the rpsB gene encoding 30S ribosomal protein S2 has translation MAVVSMRQLLESGVHFGHQTRRWNPKMKRFIFTERNGIYIIDLRQTLDYIEKAYDYIKNTVAEGGSILFVGTKKQAQEAIAEQATRVGQPYVNHRWLGGMLTNFQTVYKRLQRMKELEALGDLTGTAAGYTKKETLQLYREKTKLTKTLGGLRDMQKVPSAIWVVDTKKEHIAVDEARKLGIPVIAVLDTNCDPDEVDFPIPGNDDAIRSAELLTRVVAAAVADGLIARSGRAGRGGDKPQGTAVGADEPLAEWERELLESGEKKAADAETPAAAEAPAAEPAPAAAE, from the coding sequence ATGGCTGTAGTCAGCATGCGCCAGCTGCTGGAGAGCGGCGTGCACTTCGGGCACCAGACCCGTCGCTGGAACCCGAAGATGAAGCGCTTCATCTTCACCGAGCGCAACGGCATCTACATCATCGACCTCCGCCAGACGCTCGACTACATCGAGAAGGCGTACGACTACATCAAGAACACCGTCGCCGAGGGCGGCAGCATCCTCTTCGTCGGCACGAAGAAGCAGGCGCAGGAGGCCATCGCCGAGCAGGCGACCCGGGTCGGCCAGCCGTACGTGAACCACCGCTGGCTGGGCGGCATGCTGACCAACTTCCAGACGGTCTACAAGCGGCTGCAGCGGATGAAGGAGCTCGAGGCTCTGGGTGACCTGACCGGCACCGCCGCGGGTTACACCAAGAAGGAGACCCTGCAGCTCTACCGGGAGAAGACCAAGCTCACCAAGACGCTGGGCGGCCTCCGGGACATGCAGAAGGTGCCGTCGGCGATCTGGGTCGTCGACACCAAGAAGGAGCACATCGCGGTCGACGAGGCCCGCAAGCTGGGCATCCCGGTCATCGCGGTGCTGGACACCAACTGCGACCCGGACGAGGTCGACTTCCCGATCCCGGGCAACGACGACGCGATCCGCTCCGCCGAGCTGCTGACCCGCGTGGTCGCCGCCGCGGTCGCCGACGGTCTGATCGCCCGTTCCGGCCGCGCGGGCCGTGGCGGCGACAAGCCGCAGGGCACCGCCGTGGGCGCGGACGAGCCGCTGGCCGAGTGGGAGCGCGAGCTGCTCGAGTCCGGTGAGAAGAAGGCCGCCGACGCCGAGACCCCGGCCGCCGCCGAGGCCCCCGCCGCCGAGCCGGCTCCGGCCGCCGCCGAGTAA
- the tsf gene encoding translation elongation factor Ts, with amino-acid sequence MSNFTAADVKKLRDLTGAGMMDSKKALTEAEGDFDKAVELLRIKGAKDVGKRAGRTAANGLVAHSGKALLEINCETDFVAKNADFVAFAQELVEHGATAGVTDAEGLKASTLADGRTVDAAVQELSAKIGEKLVVNRFAVLDGTTAVYLHRKAQDLPPAVGVLVEYTGKSDEAADADARAVAMQIAAMRPKYVTRDEVPADVVESERRIAEQTAREEGKPEAALPKIVEGRVNGFFKDTVLIEQASVADSKKTVKQVLGEAGIEITRFVRLEVGQA; translated from the coding sequence ATGTCCAACTTCACCGCCGCGGACGTCAAGAAGCTGCGCGACCTCACGGGCGCCGGCATGATGGACAGCAAGAAGGCCCTGACCGAGGCCGAGGGCGACTTCGACAAGGCCGTCGAGCTGCTCCGCATCAAGGGCGCGAAGGACGTCGGCAAGCGCGCCGGCCGTACCGCCGCCAACGGTCTCGTCGCCCACTCCGGCAAGGCCCTGCTCGAGATCAACTGTGAGACCGACTTCGTCGCGAAGAACGCCGACTTCGTCGCGTTCGCGCAGGAGCTGGTCGAGCACGGCGCGACCGCCGGCGTCACCGACGCGGAGGGCCTGAAGGCCTCCACGCTGGCCGACGGCCGCACCGTCGACGCCGCCGTCCAGGAGCTCTCCGCCAAGATCGGCGAGAAGCTGGTCGTGAACCGGTTCGCCGTTCTCGACGGCACCACCGCGGTCTACCTGCACCGCAAGGCGCAGGACCTGCCGCCGGCCGTCGGCGTGCTGGTGGAGTACACCGGCAAGTCCGACGAGGCCGCCGACGCGGACGCGCGCGCCGTCGCGATGCAGATCGCCGCCATGCGCCCGAAGTACGTCACCCGCGACGAGGTCCCGGCGGACGTCGTCGAGTCGGAGCGCCGGATCGCCGAGCAGACCGCCCGCGAGGAGGGCAAGCCGGAGGCGGCGCTGCCGAAGATCGTCGAGGGCCGGGTCAACGGCTTCTTCAAGGACACCGTGCTGATCGAGCAGGCCTCGGTCGCGGACAGCAAGAAGACCGTGAAGCAGGTTCTCGGCGAGGCGGGTATCGAGATCACCCGGTTCGTCCGGCTCGAGGTCGGCCAGGCCTGA
- the pyrH gene encoding UMP kinase — MTVVTEQVVPVEDAAGSPAGGKPRRVVLKLSGEVFGGGSIGVDPDVVSAIARQIATVVRRGVQVSVVVGGGNFFRGADLQKRGMDRNRADYMGMLGTVMNSLALQDFLEKEGVETRVQSAITMAQVAEPYIPLRAIRHLQKGRVVIFGAGAGMPYFSTDTVAAQRALEIKADVVLMSKNGVDGVYTADPRTDPTATKLDFVTFAEALQQGLRVADATAFSLCMDNGMPMLVFGAEGPDTIIKAVGGEKIGTLITA, encoded by the coding sequence ATGACGGTGGTGACCGAGCAGGTCGTTCCGGTGGAGGACGCGGCGGGCTCACCGGCGGGCGGCAAGCCCCGGCGGGTCGTGCTGAAGCTCTCCGGTGAGGTCTTCGGCGGCGGCAGCATCGGCGTCGACCCGGACGTGGTGTCCGCCATCGCGCGCCAGATCGCCACGGTGGTCCGGCGCGGCGTCCAGGTCTCCGTGGTGGTCGGCGGCGGCAACTTCTTCCGCGGCGCCGACCTGCAGAAGCGCGGCATGGACCGCAACCGGGCCGACTACATGGGCATGCTCGGCACCGTGATGAACTCGCTCGCGCTCCAGGACTTCCTGGAGAAGGAGGGCGTCGAGACGCGCGTGCAGAGCGCGATCACGATGGCCCAGGTCGCCGAGCCGTACATTCCGCTCCGCGCGATCCGGCACCTCCAGAAGGGCCGCGTCGTGATCTTCGGCGCCGGCGCCGGCATGCCGTACTTCTCGACGGACACCGTGGCCGCCCAGCGCGCGCTGGAGATCAAAGCCGATGTGGTGCTGATGAGCAAGAACGGCGTCGACGGCGTCTACACCGCGGACCCGCGGACCGACCCGACCGCCACCAAGCTCGACTTCGTCACGTTCGCCGAGGCGCTCCAGCAGGGCCTGCGGGTGGCCGACGCGACCGCGTTCAGCCTCTGCATGGACAACGGGATGCCGATGCTGGTCTTCGGCGCCGAGGGGCCGGACACGATCATCAAGGCCGTGGGCGGCGAGAAGATCGGCACCCTGATCACCGCCTAG
- the frr gene encoding ribosome recycling factor: protein MIDDTLLEAEEKMERAVEHAKDELASIRTGRATPAMFSRIVIDYYGTPTPLPQMASVAIPEPRMAIIKPYDASQLSAMEKAIRDSDLGVNPSNEGSMLRILLPQMTEERRREMVKVARGKAEDGKVAVRNVRRRAKEELDRIVKDGEAGEDDGRRAEKELDDLTHRYVAQVDELVKHKEAELLEV, encoded by the coding sequence GTGATCGACGATACGCTCCTCGAGGCCGAGGAAAAGATGGAGCGTGCCGTGGAGCACGCCAAGGACGAGCTGGCTTCCATCCGCACCGGTCGCGCCACACCGGCGATGTTCTCCCGGATCGTCATCGACTACTACGGCACGCCCACGCCGCTCCCGCAGATGGCCTCCGTCGCCATCCCGGAGCCGCGGATGGCGATCATCAAGCCGTACGACGCCTCGCAGCTGAGCGCCATGGAGAAGGCCATCCGCGACTCGGACCTCGGGGTCAACCCGTCGAACGAGGGCTCGATGCTGCGCATCCTGCTGCCGCAGATGACCGAGGAGCGCCGCCGCGAGATGGTCAAGGTCGCCCGTGGCAAGGCCGAGGACGGCAAGGTGGCGGTGCGTAACGTGCGCCGCCGCGCCAAGGAGGAGCTGGACCGGATCGTCAAGGACGGCGAGGCCGGCGAGGACGACGGTCGCCGCGCCGAGAAGGAGCTGGACGACCTCACCCACCGGTACGTGGCCCAGGTTGACGAACTGGTCAAGCACAAGGAAGCCGAGCTCCTCGAGGTCTGA
- a CDS encoding phosphatidate cytidylyltransferase codes for MPHLDPYDDARDARQRARHGGAAPDPYRPDRDPRGDRPGGREPIAPGYAPPGTEAGATAEFVLDRPSGPPPAVVPGRPGAPVHPGPDVRPGADTRLGPDTSARSGLGVPVRPGGDGPVRPGGDGPVRPGGDSRLRAGAESHPPSGAGGPVRPGAGGPVPSGPGAGVSGGRPHGMPPAGPAESDAPDLGDLPEPPRRRVKGRRRATWTGAPAAGNAVRQAAYESGDDEIAKGRSLPSAGRNLPAAIGVSLGLGAVVAGSLFFWREGFLLLIAALIAVGIWEMTRALAVGGARAPQIPLTIGGVLMAGLAWYAGPDALALGLLVTVLASMLWRLGDGRAGFLRDAAAATLIAVYVPFLGGFAALLAYPDDGVARVVVTVVAVVLTDTGGYAAGVFLGKHYMAPSISPKKSWEGFAGSALASALGSALLVYLLLGVAPWWGALFGIGVTISAVLGDLAESMIKRDLGIKDMSNLLPGHGGLMDRLDSILFALPTAFLLLSVLAPGS; via the coding sequence ATGCCGCACCTCGACCCCTACGACGACGCGCGCGACGCACGGCAGCGGGCGCGGCACGGTGGTGCCGCGCCCGACCCGTACCGCCCGGACCGCGACCCCCGCGGTGACCGGCCAGGCGGCCGGGAGCCGATCGCGCCCGGCTACGCGCCGCCCGGCACGGAGGCGGGCGCCACCGCGGAGTTCGTGCTGGACCGCCCGTCCGGCCCACCACCCGCCGTGGTCCCCGGCCGCCCGGGCGCCCCTGTGCACCCGGGCCCCGACGTGCGCCCGGGTGCCGACACGCGTCTCGGTCCGGACACGTCGGCGCGTTCCGGTCTCGGCGTTCCGGTGCGCCCGGGGGGCGATGGCCCGGTGCGCCCGGGGGGCGACGGTCCGGTGCGCCCGGGGGGCGACAGTCGCCTGCGCGCAGGGGCCGAGAGCCACCCGCCTTCCGGAGCCGGTGGCCCGGTGCGCCCGGGTGCGGGCGGCCCGGTGCCCTCCGGTCCCGGAGCCGGTGTGTCCGGTGGCCGTCCGCACGGCATGCCGCCCGCGGGGCCCGCAGAGAGCGACGCGCCGGACCTCGGCGATCTGCCCGAGCCGCCGCGCCGCCGGGTCAAGGGGCGCCGCCGCGCGACCTGGACCGGTGCGCCCGCGGCCGGCAACGCGGTCCGGCAGGCCGCCTACGAGTCCGGTGACGACGAGATCGCGAAGGGGCGCAGCCTGCCGTCGGCCGGCCGTAACCTGCCGGCCGCGATCGGCGTCAGCCTGGGCCTCGGTGCCGTCGTCGCCGGTTCCCTGTTCTTCTGGCGCGAGGGCTTCCTGCTGCTCATAGCGGCCCTGATCGCGGTCGGCATCTGGGAGATGACCCGCGCGCTCGCGGTAGGTGGTGCCCGCGCCCCGCAGATCCCGCTGACCATCGGCGGCGTGCTGATGGCCGGCCTGGCGTGGTACGCCGGCCCGGACGCGCTCGCGCTCGGACTGCTGGTCACGGTGCTGGCCAGCATGCTGTGGCGGCTCGGCGACGGCCGGGCCGGGTTCCTCCGGGACGCGGCCGCGGCCACGCTGATCGCGGTCTACGTGCCGTTCCTCGGCGGCTTCGCGGCGCTGCTCGCCTATCCGGACGACGGCGTGGCCCGTGTGGTGGTAACGGTGGTCGCGGTGGTGCTCACCGACACCGGCGGGTACGCGGCCGGCGTCTTCCTCGGCAAGCACTACATGGCGCCGTCGATCAGCCCGAAGAAGTCCTGGGAGGGCTTCGCCGGCTCCGCGCTCGCGTCCGCGCTGGGCAGCGCACTGCTGGTCTATCTGCTGCTCGGCGTGGCACCCTGGTGGGGCGCGCTGTTCGGAATCGGCGTAACGATCTCCGCGGTGCTCGGTGATCTGGCAGAGTCGATGATCAAGAGGGATCTCGGCATCAAGGACATGAGCAATCTGCTCCCGGGCCACGGCGGCCTGATGGACCGCCTCGACTCGATCCTGTTCGCGCTGCCGACGGCATTCCTGCTGCTCTCCGTGCTCGCGCCCGGCTCCTGA
- the rlmN gene encoding 23S rRNA (adenine(2503)-C(2))-methyltransferase RlmN: MPPRHLADLDPEARRAAVKELGLPEFRAKQLSTHYFGRLVRDVAEMTDLPAAAREKIGADLLPHLLTPVRELSCDDGATRKALWRLHDNALVESVLMGYPDRVTACVSSQAGCGMACPFCATGQAGLTRNLSTAEIVDQVVYLAGVAASGAVAGSPPRLSRVVFMGMGEPLANYPRVIAAVRRLTSPAPDGLGLSQRHITVSTVGLVPAMRKLADEDLSVTLALSLHAPDDDLRDELVPVNQRWKVAEVLDAAWEYAARTGRRVSIEYAMIRDVNDQPWRADLLGRLLAGKLAHVNLIPLNPTPGSRWDASPKPVEREFVRRLRAAGVSTTVRDTRGQEIDGACGQLAASTVDGAEAR; encoded by the coding sequence ATGCCGCCGCGCCACCTGGCCGACCTCGACCCCGAGGCCCGTCGCGCCGCGGTGAAGGAACTGGGCCTGCCCGAGTTCCGGGCCAAGCAGCTCTCCACCCATTACTTCGGGCGTCTGGTGCGCGACGTCGCGGAGATGACCGACCTGCCGGCCGCCGCCCGGGAGAAGATCGGCGCCGACCTGCTTCCGCACCTGCTCACGCCGGTGCGCGAGCTGTCCTGCGACGACGGCGCCACCCGTAAGGCGCTCTGGCGGCTGCACGACAACGCGCTCGTGGAGAGCGTGCTGATGGGCTATCCGGACCGGGTCACCGCGTGCGTGTCGAGCCAGGCCGGCTGTGGCATGGCGTGCCCGTTCTGCGCCACCGGCCAGGCCGGCCTCACCCGTAACCTCTCCACCGCCGAGATCGTGGACCAGGTCGTCTACCTGGCCGGTGTCGCGGCGAGCGGCGCGGTCGCCGGTTCCCCGCCGCGGCTGTCCCGCGTGGTGTTCATGGGCATGGGTGAGCCACTGGCGAACTACCCGCGGGTGATCGCCGCGGTCCGGCGCCTGACCAGTCCCGCGCCGGATGGTTTGGGGCTTTCCCAGCGGCATATCACGGTTTCGACCGTCGGTCTGGTTCCGGCCATGCGCAAACTGGCCGATGAGGACCTGTCGGTGACCCTTGCGCTGTCCCTGCACGCGCCCGATGATGATCTGCGCGATGAACTCGTTCCGGTCAACCAGCGCTGGAAGGTGGCCGAGGTGTTGGATGCCGCGTGGGAGTACGCGGCGCGCACGGGGCGGCGCGTGTCGATCGAATACGCGATGATTCGGGACGTGAACGATCAGCCGTGGCGTGCCGACCTGCTCGGCCGTTTGCTGGCCGGGAAGCTGGCGCACGTCAACCTGATCCCGCTCAACCCCACGCCGGGCAGCCGGTGGGACGCGAGTCCCAAGCCGGTGGAGCGCGAGTTCGTCCGCCGTCTGCGCGCGGCCGGTGTCTCCACCACGGTCCGCGACACGCGCGGCCAGGAGATCGACGGCGCCTGTGGCCAGCTGGCGGCGAGCACGGTCGACGGCGCGGAGGCACGATGA
- a CDS encoding DivIVA domain-containing protein, which translates to MGPPDRMGPPDRMGPPDRMGPPDRMGPPDRMGPPDRMGPPGRVPAGAGRFDDGPSFGGFDEPRTGGFGGPPQRDPRDPRDPRDRGGFDEPRTGGFGGPPPRDPRDRGGFGEDPRTGGFDVPPRDDPRTGGFDLPPRGGPQGPGPGAPQGPGGMGPGGMGPGGPGGMGPGGPGPRGPQAPGGMGPGGYDQHPYDDPRDRGGFDAPSGGFPGFEPGRHGKMDMTAEIRLPELERRPRTQPQSGPPGMGGGPGGPPPGPGGPPPGRGGPPPGAFGGPPIPPPGGGYDDGYGDGPGGFGGPPPMGPGGPGNDLQRVDHLRRTFQPRRFGSGYDPDQVDRLFEGILTAMSGRGPMPVNENDLDTLQFGLVPGGYFEAEVDAALKEVKDILLGH; encoded by the coding sequence ATGGGTCCTCCGGATCGCATGGGCCCCCCGGACCGGATGGGCCCGCCCGACCGGATGGGCCCCCCGGACCGCATGGGCCCGCCCGACCGGATGGGCCCGCCGGACCGGATGGGCCCGCCCGGGCGCGTCCCGGCCGGTGCCGGCCGCTTCGACGACGGCCCCTCGTTCGGCGGCTTCGACGAGCCGCGCACCGGCGGTTTCGGCGGCCCGCCACAGCGCGATCCCCGCGATCCCCGCGATCCCCGCGACCGCGGTGGCTTCGACGAGCCGCGCACCGGTGGTTTCGGCGGCCCGCCCCCGCGGGACCCCCGCGACCGCGGCGGCTTCGGTGAGGACCCGCGCACCGGCGGCTTCGACGTGCCGCCGCGCGACGACCCGCGCACCGGCGGCTTCGACCTTCCGCCCCGCGGCGGACCGCAGGGTCCCGGCCCCGGCGCCCCGCAGGGCCCCGGTGGCATGGGCCCAGGCGGCATGGGCCCAGGCGGCCCCGGTGGCATGGGCCCGGGCGGCCCCGGCCCGCGCGGACCTCAGGCCCCCGGCGGCATGGGCCCCGGCGGTTACGACCAGCACCCGTACGACGACCCGCGCGACCGCGGCGGCTTCGACGCACCCAGCGGCGGCTTCCCCGGCTTCGAGCCCGGCAGGCACGGCAAGATGGACATGACCGCGGAGATCCGCCTGCCCGAGCTGGAGCGGCGTCCCCGCACCCAGCCGCAGTCCGGCCCGCCCGGGATGGGCGGGGGCCCGGGTGGCCCACCCCCCGGCCCCGGTGGCCCGCCCCCCGGCCGTGGCGGTCCACCGCCCGGCGCGTTCGGCGGCCCGCCCATCCCGCCACCCGGCGGCGGTTACGACGACGGTTACGGCGACGGCCCGGGCGGCTTCGGCGGCCCGCCGCCGATGGGCCCCGGTGGCCCCGGCAACGACCTGCAGCGCGTGGATCACCTGCGCCGCACGTTCCAGCCGCGGCGGTTCGGCAGCGGTTACGACCCGGACCAGGTGGACCGGCTGTTCGAGGGCATCCTCACGGCGATGTCCGGCCGCGGCCCGATGCCGGTGAACGAGAACGACCTGGACACGCTGCAGTTCGGCCTGGTGCCCGGCGGCTACTTCGAGGCCGAGGTGGACGCCGCGCTCAAGGAGGTCAAGGACATCCTGCTGGGCCACTGA
- a CDS encoding DUF2631 domain-containing protein yields MADSEPVVAPDQLKPGNRRAGRILGVLTILSLLACTLGNHEGNIENIFLVVIAAGIAVTLIGDVVLRRAGLRE; encoded by the coding sequence GTGGCGGATAGCGAGCCGGTGGTCGCACCCGATCAGCTCAAGCCCGGCAACCGCAGGGCGGGACGCATCCTCGGGGTGCTGACCATTCTGTCCCTGCTGGCCTGCACGCTGGGGAACCACGAGGGCAACATCGAGAACATCTTCCTGGTCGTGATCGCGGCCGGCATCGCGGTGACGCTGATCGGCGACGTCGTACTGCGCCGCGCGGGTCTGCGCGAATAG